The genomic region GAGCGAGCTGTCTGCATGCTGAGCAACACCACGGCCATTGCAGATGCCTGGGCCAGGCTCGACCACAAGTTTGATCTGATGTTTGCCAAGAGAGCTTTTGTGCACTGGTATGTTAGAGAAGGcatggaggaggaagaatttGCAGAGGCCCGGGAAGACTTGTCTGCCCTGGAGAAAGACTATGAAGAAGTGGTAGCTGACtcatttgaagaagaaaatgagggaGAGGAATCTTAAAATTCACTCTGCCCTTTCCTGTGCATAAGATTGTCTctatgtctctttttttcatgtggCTGCATTTCTGCTTGGCTCATGCACACCTAGTCGATTGCCATCTTAGTAGACTATGAACAGGATGAGTTCTCCACTATGAGATCATAAGACATTAAATGCAGGATATATGGCCAGCTAATCATTAGTCACTTTGCCTCAGAGGGTGACAGGCTTCATATTTTTTGCTAATATATCCTGAAAGGATCTCTGACATCTATACTGTCATTTATTCAATACCAAGCTATAGTCATGTGGCTGTAATATTATTTGAGGAACTTGTTCTTCAAAATGTCCCACATAATTGCTACGGACACTACGTAAGGAGAAGTTACCTACAGTGCTCAGTCTTTATTTCATACTAATACGAAACATGTTTGTAAAGCTGTAAGATGCAGTGAGAACTCTGTTAGTGCCAAGAACATACAGCTTGTCCTAGTGCCCTTACTTCTACAGAATCCACAGTGCAGAGTGGTTAGAAGGTGTGATCTTGCCGGCTGCCATGAGCAGGGGCACAATTCAGGTACTCTTAGCTTCAGCAGGAGTTTAGAGCACACTATGCTTGTGCACCAACTGTGTAACAATTGTAACTGGATTGATCTGGAGGCACAAGTATGGTGACAGTTCTGTTGTAACTGCTAAATGAACAATACCTATGACAGAGTCAAGGGCCTTAAAATGGCCAGCTTTTGTGGCATGCAGGGCAGAAGCATTACTAGCTCCATCAGACTTACTGAGATCACAATAAATCAGAACCATGTCAAAAAATGTGTATGATAGGTATAGGTGGGATGTCTAAGAACACCAGCTACGACTTCACAGCTTAAGTCTTCATAAGGTATATTTTTGTATATTCCCATTGTTTTAGGATTTTAGAACAATATATTGTTCTAAGGCATGCAGGCAGGTGGCCAGCCATGGCCTGAGGCTGAACTGATGTGATAACGAGAGAAACTGTTGGATGTTGCAGATAATGGAACGGGAAAAGTGGCTGGCCAATCCCAACCTGTGCCTAAAGTAATGAGGTAATGGCAGGAGAAGCTACCGGGCATTATGTATAGTGAAAGGGGAGTTTTGGGGATCCCTTCCTTGAGTGTAAGATATCAACAGAAAGTGAAGGGGATGTTGGCTTGCTGGGGTACTAACTAAAGCTGAAGTTACCAAATAAAGGTGTAAAATTAGCAGAACAGGGCCAATGGTGAAAAACTGGTGTGTGGTGTCTATTTAGGAGGGGGAGGAAGCAAGGGAAATGTAGTAGAAGATAAAGAAAGTGGTGTCTATTTGGGGATACCTGTTGAGCAACCCTGTGCTTGAACAATGCCTGCAGGAAGACAACAAGCCTATTGTGCTGATCTTGTCATGTGTCTCCGACTTGCTTATGAGCTCATGGTTATCTGGAAGGTTTCCCTTAACACTGATGAAGGGGAGACACCCTGGAGACCAAATATATACCACTGTTATTTTAATGCTGGCTTTACTATTGATCTTTcataaatttcttttaaaaaaaataccatgttttCACTGAAACATATAGTCATGGCACACAACTCCAGCAGGGCTACAGAAATGCATTATGTTTTGCCCAAACTGTTGAGGAACGTTGGCCCCTTTCTGGTAAATCTGTTTGTATTAGGTTTGCTAAAAGGTCATAAAGAAAAGCAGGCACATCCAGAAACATCGCTGATGTAGTTGGTCTTTTTGTCTGCAAAATGAATGGCTGATCTTTATATTAGAAACTATAGTTCTGAACTTGCTATATGAGGGGAGATAATTCTGCAAGTCCAGATCTAATTCTCTAATTTTTAACATATACAGAGAAATTTTGTATATGACAATTCTTACCAAAAAGGAGATGACTCTTTTGAAACTGTTTCCCAACATGtacttaaattttctttatttaaaagtaattttaaaaatacatagcaCAGTTCTCTGTTTCAGGGATAATGCCTGAAAGCCAGTATTTTATCAATAGAGCAGTTTTATGTGGGTACTAAAATACCAGACTTTGGGATTTCAGAAACACCTGAAATGAGATGCTGTCAGTTCTCCCAGTAGGTGGCAACAGGATGACAGAATATAGTTCTACAGGGGACACAGGGAAGCATTTGTATCTTCATTCACCTAACATAAGAAGGTGTGGGAAACACACCAAGTTTTAACAGCGAAAGAGGTTTTTGTATGATCACCAAAGAACTTCTTAGGAGTGCACTGTTTTGTAAGATGGCAcattactgttttaaaatattccacaaTTCTGCCACTATTGGTGAGTCACTTAGGTAACCATCTGTAGGGAGTGATGTACATCTGGTAGAGGAGATAAAGAAGTTAACTGTCCTTCATTTGCCTGTTGATGTATTTTGATCTCTAGTCAGAACAGAACTGATAGATCACAGGACTTAGTGGTTCTCTTGGTCTAAGATCTGGTGGGCAGTACTTCTAAGCCCTAGATTATtcaaaaatgctattttcagagatgtgtctgtttttaaatagagaaaaaggGTTTAGGTTTTGTATGGCCAtgttaaggtttttttttaaatccctctAAGAGGCTGATTTTGATAGTATCATAAACAATTGGAGATAATAACTCACAACTCCTTTGCTCTGTTGTGTTGCTCTGGAGGGCACCTATGGCACAGCACCTAGTCCATGTGCACATGAGAAGCCCTCTGAGAATGTCCAGACCATCCCAGTTGTATGCAGGCTGTGCATCACCCCGAGGAGCATGGGCTGTTCACAAGCCCTCTGGCAGTACCAACAAAGCCACTCTAGCCCTCGCACCAAATTCACTCATTTGCACACCTTGGGACTCCATGGCAGAGCTTTTTATAATCATCCCTATTTAGTTCTTGTCATCATCTACCAGTGTCACAAGGTAAAAGCTGAAGTGGGCAGGACTCGACCGGGCTGCTGGGCTATCAACCCTCCCCATGCAGGGCATGTCTCAAGACTGTTCCATGCAGGACAGAGAGGTTGAGTGACTGCCCCTACAAGCTCACCATCTGCCCACACAGGTTGAATGCCAGCATTGAGCAAGAtgattttctttccaagaaTCCCAGCCCAGGCTGTATCTGCCTAGAGGCTGACCCCGGAGTCAACAAAACTCACCGGTACCTGGAAGCACAGTCCCACACTGTGCTTTCAGGTTACGTTCTAAATTTAGGCTGAGGGTTTTCTGCCTAAGCACTCCGCAGCACAGGTGGACAGAGTAACAGAAGGAAACTTCATGAAAAACAGTATGTCGAAGTCTTTCTCAGGGCTTTTATGTCCATGTCTGGTCATCACCCCAGACCAGCACATATTTCCAGCACTTGAGTTCATGGGCTATCTCAAGGCAGAGCAGGTCAAGCACTGTCTTTGGTGTAAAGCAGGTCTGCAAAGGCCTTTTTCTTAGCTATGGGTCTGTGAGAAAAGTAAAACCAGTAACCTGGGCTAATCCCTAGGCTCTTCAAGTTCAATTGATTCTACAGAGAAGGGACATAGCCATTGTACTCGCACTGGCCAGGGACACCACTCAAGACTCCGTCACTCCCTGCTCCCTGGAAGTTTTTGACTGGTGAGGCATGACCCAGACTGTTCAGTGCGGCAACCCAACATTGGTGAGTCTATGGGTCCTGGGACAGTTGAGTTTGAGTGGGGTGGAGAGAGGAATGATTAACACTGACTCCCAGAGGTGCTCTTACTGCCTATTTCAGAAGGGAGGAGGTGGCCAAtggaagagcagaggaaaatgcAGCAATGGACTAAGTTGCAAATAATTTAGTAATTCACAGAGCTCTTTCAGGTTTTGGAGCTGCTAGATCTGACATGTTGAATCAAAGAGCGCCTAAGAGGATTTGGGTGGTGGACTGCTGAAAGTATTTGCTGTGAGGCTTTTTCCTGAGGTGATTCTCTGCACAAAGCTCCACATCTGGTGGAGCTGGGAGCTTTAACATTTCAGATTGTCTGTAACACTGGAGCTTGGCTGGAATGTTACCAGTTCCATTGGAAGAAGAACCCTAGAACAACCTATTCCTCAGTCTCAAAGCAATGATCTCCTGTTTTTTTGAAGAAGTGTGGGACTCAGACAGCTTaaacaaagcagcagacagaaattATCATGAGAATTCTTCTtctgtaaaaaatatttgtagctTTTCCTAGCCAAAATCAAACAGCAGTGATTTGCAGGTTTATGTAAAGATCAACAAAATGAAGACTATGCCAAAGTAAATGTGAGATTATAAAAACCGGTACGAACTACTTCACACTGTTAAAATGTAGGCGTTATTTCAAGGAGGAGATCCTTAGATGCTGGTTGCCAAGAGTGGCAGAACAATCTATTAATATAATCATGTCAAAATTTaggaattgtgtatttaaattTCTACTGATTAAACATTGTAATAAACAGTATGTTTCTAAAGTCCAGGGATACATAATACTCAGATTCAAGCAATTAAGTGTGCCTTCCTCTTTGTTACCTAGAAGTTGCAAACATGAGGATTTACCCACTGAgggaagctgctgctttccaacGCTGAGCTAGTGCAGAAGGAGCAAGCAATAAAATGGTGGAGGCAACTGCCCTAATTTGGTGTGAGAATGTTTGTGTGATGCCTCCAGCTATTTCTTGCAATAAGCACTGCATTGAGAAtcaaatttctttctgtgtttggaCAGACGAGTTAGACTCTGTCCTGAATACCGCTCCATATTGCTGACAGCCCAAATGACTGTACGCAGAAAGAGAAGCAACAGAAGTAAATTGAAACATTAATAGAGAGGCAGCTGGAGTAAGGACAGAAAGAAGTTAGGCCAGCATTTAAGAGCCCTGGTAGAGCACACTTCAGAATGGTAATTATATTCATTTTCCAGttctctggttttggtttttcttctatccttctctttttcactcatttgctttcttacaCCCTCTTGGCCTTCTGTATTGGAATTGAGGAGTGATTTTCATCTACACATGTATGTGCTGGCAGAACAGGGAATTGGGATGGTGTGTGTCTTGTAGGTGATACATATGGATAATACTCAAGTGTTAGAAAGTATAGCGTATGGTGGTGTTACGTGGCCACGCTCGGATTTAATAAGCATGCCAAACCAGGCGGGACTAAATTTGAAATCTGGGGTATATCTGAGCCCTGCCTGTCTGGATGAATTTGCATAGGCGGGGTggcggggagggcaggaggcagcgATGCAGCGTGCAGAACTGCGGAGTCTGTGACCTATTCCCCACCCCACTGTGACACTGAAGCGCAGCAGCAGGTGCCCGGTGCTgggcccaggctgcctcccaccccGCAGCCCAGAGCCGGGCTCCTGCAAAGACCTGCCACCGCTGATCcgaaagggaaggaaaggaaacaccACTGGAGACACCATGGTAAGGGGGACTGCGGGAACACCAGTCATACGGGGACCGGGAGGACGGTGGGCGAGGGAAGGCAGGGGGACCTGCCGTTGTTATCAGTGGTTTGTGCCAAAAAACCCTGATCTCACGCACCGATTACCACGCAAGAGGATGGGAACGGAGTGTCAGAAAATCTCACTGGAGCTGTAAGGCATGGTGAACCAAACTTTTCTTCAAAGGACCTCTAATTAGTGGAATTATAAGAGAAATTAGATCTGGAGTCTTAGCTTTTTAGTACTCCCTGTTGTGACTGTATTTTCTCAACACAGGTTCATTTTcatatgagatttttttttttagaaatggaaGAGTTACTTACCTTTGTGcctattttaaattaatttagccCCAATGGCTGTACTTTTCATAGCTATACAGTGTATACATACGtgtttctggagtgcatcaatGGTTTTATATGTGTATGCGTTTAAGTAAGTAAAAAAGGCCGttcatttttaagatttggggGTTATTATAAATTTGTAGAAATCTCTCAAAACCTCTTAGATTGTGAAAAATCCGTTTCACCTTGTACCCCAATTTATGTCTAGCACTAAGTCTTATTTTGGTTCAGAGAACTGTGTTATTTTCTGCCAGTAGAGCTGCAGGTCCAAAATGAGAGCGCTCATTTCACAGGGAAGATACACACTTCCAGAGGCTCCCCATGCCTTAAGGCAGACCTAAAGTAGTGAGTATATGTTTTGGGAATAGCTGGAAGACTGAAGTCTGCCTTTgtacagtaaatatttaaaccaggtactgttctgtatttttaagagagTCAAAGCTGTCCCAAGTTTAGTTTCACAAAGGACCTGGCCCTTTTTACTGTCTCTTGGTAGATAAAAAGTCGGGTTCGCAATTTGTAAGACAGATCCTGGTAGATTAGTGATGGGATGTGAAACATGAGTTTGGAGTAGGCTCCAGATTTAAATACCACGTAGAGATCGGTTTACTCTGCCTGTGACTCTGAAGAAGGCCCACTCTCTTCCCTACTAAAAGTCTGATAtctattttaaagctgtttacTATGAAAAATTAGGAACCTCTTTGTTAGTGTCTTCTCTCCTTGTCAGAATATTTCCAAATTACTGCTGGGGTAGGAGAAGATGGGAGTTGAAGGCAGGAGTCACAGCAAGAGGCCTGGCTCAAAAGGCAGGGTTGAGATACTGCTTCAAACCAGTGCAGCTGAAGGCTCAGTCTAAAAGGAAAGGAACTGATTCTGCAGTCCTCAGCTGTAGTCCTATACTAAGCTTTACGATATTAACTTTCTAAGACAACATTCACTTGTTCCATCTGTGAAAAAACAGACCAATTCCTCTACTAATCTGAGGAACAGAGCAAAGCGATTCTTTAGGTTCTAAGTATGGCTTGACTTGTAGTTTTGCtctaaaatatattctttaaaaaagtcaCCTGGCCTCATTGGCatgtttgaaaggaaaaaaacttttttttccttgctgccaGCCTTACAGATTCACATTgggatttaaaagaaaagcaggagccTGTCCTGTGCAAAATCAGCATTAATTGAATTCTCTAAGCTCAAATATGCCTTCAGTGTCTCCTGAGTAATCCTCCAGATTGCAACTCCCCTGCAACATACCAATCTATGACGCCTCATTGTCACTGAAGTAACTCGGACACTTTTGCACAACTCAGCTGAGAAAAGCAGGGTTGTGCAAGTACACTTGAGAGCATGTTACACATGCTGCTGCATATGCATTTGCAGAGTCAGCAACTTACAAATGAGTACTGAATAGAAACAATATAGTTCattgaatgaaatatttaaattgacTTTCCGTATTCATTTGAACTTCTGAGGATGACTAACTGGGGCAGAGGTGACTTCTGAAATTCCACttgcttctgaaaaaatatctttagtTATGTTTCTGAAACATAAATATATGTCAATTTGTGAAGAAAACTCTGCTCCAGAGATGCTGCTGGTCACGCATTCTGCCTGACGATTTAGTTTTTGGGGAAGATGCATTTCACTCTCAGGTCACAGGATGATTTTGCAGGGTAAGCagttacagaattaaaaaaaaaaaaaaaacaaacaaaagaagttCACTGGCCAAATCTGATATTAAGTCATTGGATATCTCTAAATGAGGTATTACGAAATAAAAACGAGCAAGGACCATTCTCTGGCCTTGAAGCCAGGTAGTATGGCCTGCTTCATGTTTAAGCATCTGaattctctttccctctccaaaGCTAGGCAGTGGTCAGTGAGCTGCTCACTGGAAACCATTCCTGACAATGAGTTGTATTCTGGATGATGCTCAAGCATTTTCTGGAAAAGTATGAACTGGCATAAGCCAAAACTGTGCCAGAGAGTGTGCTAATTATCAATTAGCACAGGTGATCACAGGCCAGTGTTCATTACTATGACCTGACCCTTTCTTACTCCCTAGTATACACAGGGCCATTGAGATCACAAAGACGGAACTCAGAAGACTATGATTACAATTGCAccaaagcagaaactgaagctGAATAACTCCACGTGTCTGAAAccgctctctcctctgcctttcaCTACACCCGGTGTCGTAATTGTCTGGACTAACTCAGAATTATCTGCTTTATAATTCTAGTTCTGAATTTAGGAAATCCAGCACCAGGTCCTTCATACTCCTCCTCTAAGTGTAAAGGATTTTGGAGCAAATGGCACCTGCCTATTTTAGCCTGGTGTTACATAcgttgttttcttttcattaaagtTCCTGGCTACCACAGGAACTATGCTCAAAATTATGCAAATAAGCACGCTGTATTGCAATGACACTGCCTGAATAAGCAGTGGACCTGCAATGTAAAATTCATAGCTGCTCAGGAGCTTAAAGGAACATTTGTTTCAACTGAGAGAATCTGAAACAATTTCCTGAGGTGAATATTGCTTAAAGCAGGTCTTCCAAGTTTCCACTCTAGCCTGCTATCACAGGGTAAAAGGATCAAAAGACATCACCTGTCTTGGGTTACATAAGGTTGAAGGATACCACATGGCTGTGTCAGGTTCCAGCCAGGagtaaaaataaactaaactGGGATATGCTCCTCAGCAGGGCCAATTTATAGGAGGAAAGGTGGGATTTGTGtaactgaaattctttttttttctacctgttttCATGTACCCATATATTACAGCATAAAGAtctcaattttttaaataactgtccCAGTACCTGGTGTGTATATGTACGGTTTCATTGTAGTCATGGGGTTGAACAACCAAATGAAATGCTGAGCGTTTTTTGGAAAAGCAATACACTGGGAAAACCATTAGGAATAAGGAGGACTAACGCGCAGTGGTTTTTCTGACCCTGTCTCTGCTCTCTCCCCTTAGCGTGAGTGCATCTCTATTCATGTTGGCCAGGCTGGAGTTCAGATAGGAAATGCATGCTGGGAACTCTTCTGCCTGGAGCATGGCATTCAGCCAGACGGCACCTTCAAGGATCTGCACGATAAACTCAACTATGATGACTCTTTTACCACATTTTTCAATGAAACAGTCACTGGGAAGCATGTGCCACGGGCTGTAATGGTGGACTTGGAACCAACAGTAGTAGGTCAGTATAGAAATAAACCTGGGAAATGAGAAGAGCTTACTCTTCCTAATATCACCATGGTGTGTCACTAGTCTCCACTGGTACAAAGCAGCACACTCTTTCTATCTTGGTCTACCACTAGATAGCACAAAATCAGTATTCTTGTGACACAGAATGCCAGATTCTGTCATGACTCAATTAACTCCATAGGTGTTACAATAATGACAGGATCCACAGCCGTTTAATAGCTAGTACACATGGTCTGTATGCCTTctctttgcaaaaatatttaacttttgggtttgtttattGTGACATTTTTGCCATTCGAATTCTGTTCTTCTCCAATTCGGATCCAAAGTGGGAGCCTGACAGTTTCCCTCCAGGAACAGAAGGATTTCTAAAAATTGGGGCACCTGGGGGAACCTGATCTTcttcacactttttttctggtgaCTTGTCCTCTTGTTGGTACAGGCTGTACAACTGACAAGTTCTTGAGAAGATCACTTCTGTGGCTGGATACAAGTCACACCATAAATCAACAGAAtgcaacaatttaaaaatgcttagGAAACAGTTTTCCCTTCTCCATCAGCATCTGTTTTTTACCGTCATGACCTCTAGTGACTGAAAGCTGGCATCAATGCCAACAGCAACCAGAACTTGTTAGCACTGGAGCACAGCCATGCAGCTTCTTacaatttctctttcttgtttaGATGAAGTGCGGGCTGGCACCTTCCGAGAACTTTTTCATCCAGAACAGCTGATCACTGGAAAAGAAGATGCAGCTAATAACTATGCCCGTGGCCACTACACCATtggcaaagaaagcattgaTATGGTGCTTGATCGTGTCCGTAAGCTGGTAAGTCCCAGTAgttttgaaacagcagaagattctgcagaagaaagaagtgcAGAACCAGTAGCTTGTTAACTACGAATGATACCAATAGTTCAGAAAAGAGATTGCAAGACATAAAGAGGCATCATTACTAGTCCAAGAGAGAGAAGCCCAGTAGTTCACTTCCCAGCTGTATGCCTTCAGATAGTCTTAAAAAGTGGTTCTGAATATGTAATTCTTCATTATTAGCACAGCCCTGGAGCACCAATACTGATATAGAAGGGTGGATTAGGCAGTTCTACGTTGCTGGTTTCAGCTAGACTAACTAAAAGAAGTGTGAAGTTCAGGGAGAGATTTTCCACAGATAAGGGTCCAATTTTTATGTCATAAGTTGAGCCAGTGAAGGAAGCAAAGGATAGGATTATCACCAGCCCTTTCTCAAGAAAACCTGACATGAAAGCTCTGCTGTATATTGCTGATGACTGCCCTTTCCTTCAGCTTGGAATAAGCTCACGTAGTAAAGTCTTTTCATTCCTCTTCAGAccctgttctttctcttttgctttctagACTGATGCCTGTTCTGGACTGCAAGGATTCCTGATCTTCCACAGCTTTGGTGGGGGTACCGGCTCTGGCTTTACCTCCTTACTAATGGAACGCCTCTCTGTGGATTACGGAAAGAAGTCCAAACTAGAGTTTGCTATCTACCCAGCCCCTCAGGTCTCCACTGCTGTGGTGGAGCCCTACAATTCCATCCTGACCACACACACCACCCTGGAGCATTCGGACTGCGCCTTCATGGTGGATAATGAGGCTATCTACGATATCTGCCGCCGAAACCTGGACATCGAGCGCCCCACTTACACTAACCTCAACCGCCTCATCAGCCAGATCGTCTCCTCCATCACCGCCTCGCTGCGCTTCGATGGTGCCCTCAATGTGGATCTGACGGAGTTCCAGACAAACCTGGTGCCCTACCCGCGCATCCACTTCCCCTTAGTGACGTACGCCCCCATCATCTCCTCTGACAGAGCATATCACGAGCAGCTCTCGGTGGCTGAAATCACCAGCTCCTGCTTTGAGCCCAACAACCAGATGGTGAAGTGTGACCCAAGACATGGGAAGTACATGGCCTGCTGCATGCTCTACCGTGGCGATGTAGTTCCCAAAGATGTCAATGTAGCAATTGCTGCCATCAAGACCAAGAGAACTATCCAGTTTGTCGACTGGTGTCCAACAGGCTTCAAGGTGAGTAGGgctgtgtggtgggttgaccctggctggacgccaggtgcccaccaaagctgctctatcactccgcttcctcagctggacaggggagagaaaacgtaatgaaaggctcatgggtcgagataaggatagggagatcactcaccgTTACTGTCACGGGCAcaacagactcgacttggggaaattagtttaatttattaccaatcaaaat from Gavia stellata isolate bGavSte3 chromosome 4, bGavSte3.hap2, whole genome shotgun sequence harbors:
- the LOC104256528 gene encoding tubulin alpha-8 chain, with translation MVDLEPTVVDEVRAGTFRELFHPEQLITGKEDAANNYARGHYTIGKESIDMVLDRVRKLTDACSGLQGFLIFHSFGGGTGSGFTSLLMERLSVDYGKKSKLEFAIYPAPQVSTAVVEPYNSILTTHTTLEHSDCAFMVDNEAIYDICRRNLDIERPTYTNLNRLISQIVSSITASLRFDGALNVDLTEFQTNLVPYPRIHFPLVTYAPIISSDRAYHEQLSVAEITSSCFEPNNQMVKCDPRHGKYMACCMLYRGDVVPKDVNVAIAAIKTKRTIQFVDWCPTGFKVGINYQPPTVVPGGDLAQVQRAVCMLSNTTAIAEAWARLDHKFDLMYAKRAFVHWYVGEGMEEGEFAEAREDLAALEKDYEEVGTDSFEEENDGE